One genomic window of Tribolium castaneum strain GA2 chromosome 10, icTriCast1.1, whole genome shotgun sequence includes the following:
- the LOC659557 gene encoding muscle calcium channel subunit alpha-1 isoform X3, with the protein MDPTLYCPGLQYELRESADNRLWSVQPPYTGCAWQGPISATATAMSTVGAGVTSPGQTGARTTTAPRRPMRRGGKPPPDRPQRALFCLYLKNPIRKLCIDVVEWKPFEYLILLTIFANCVALAVYTPFPNGDSNVTNGILEKIEYIFLVIFTVECIMKIIAYGFLMHQGAYLRNGWNLLDFTIVVIGMISTALSTLIGDSFDVKALRAFRVLRPLRLVSGVPSLQVVLNSILRAMVPLLHIALLVLFVIIIYAIIGLELFSGKMHNTCWNEKKEAFMDEPHPCGANGFNCTEHDSDMVCSEFVPGINNTWEGPNSGITNFDNFGLSMLTVFQCITLEGWTDVLYNIQDAMGRTWQWSYFVSMVILGAFFVMNLILGVLSGEFSKEREKAKARGDFHKLREKQQIEEDLKGYLDWITQAEDIEPEGEDQSNQDARNNPANEMESTDQLGEEEIQQESWFKKRKKDFERINRRMRRSCRKAVKSQTFYWLIIVLVFLNTGVLATEHYNQPLWLDRFQEYTNMFFIALFTMEMLLKLYSLGFQGYFVSLFNRFDCFVVIGSISEMILTHTNVMPPLGISVLRCVRLLRVFKVTKYWRSLSNLVASLLNSIQSIASLLLLLFLFIVIFALLGMQVFGGRFNFNDTQDKPRSNFDSFWQSLLTVFQILTGEDWNAVMYTGIAAYGGVHGFGVLACIYFIILFICGNYILLNVFLAIAVDNLADAESLTAIEKEEEEEAQNKSKSPTPHEEENVEEEEEEEHSVEEEETEEDGQYDGERSEHDEEAESQTKMTLDNEEEYEEEQNSQDGDEAENGSRVGARPRRMSEIKSNSQKLPIPPASSFFIFSPTNRFRIFCHWLCNHSVFGNVILVCIMVSSALLALEDPIPAPGSEMGNILKIFDYVFTAIFSAELLLKTISYGCILHDGAFLRSAFNVLDLVVVCVSIVSIYSQGAMSVVKILRVLRVLRPLRAINRAKGLKYVVKCVIVAIKTIGNIMLVTYLLQFMFAVIGVQLFKGKFSSCTDRSKLTASECNGTYLIYLEGDINKPEMKERNWEPNPFHFDNVAKAMLTLFTVSTFEGWPALLYVSIDSNDENRGLIHNYRPIVAAYYIIYIIIIAFFMVNIFVGFVIVTFQNEGEQEYKNCELDKNQRNCIEFALKAKPVRRYIPKHRIQYKVWWFVTSRPFEYAIFMLILTNTITLAMRFHGQDKTYESVLDTLNMIFTAIFAMEFVFKLAAFRIKNYFGDAWNVFDFIIVLGSFIDIVYQDVNPGGTKLQISSNFFRLFRVMRLIKLLNKGEGIRTLLWTFLKSFQALPYVALLIVMLFFIYAVIGMQMFGKIENVDSDTHINRNNNFGSFFQAVLVLFRSATGEGWQEIMLACADTENAKCDSRVELKQGDSPYCGSDIAYPYFISFYVLCSFLIINLFVAVIMDNFDYLTRDWSILGPHHLDEFIRLWSEYDPDAKGRIKHLDVVTLLRKISPPLGFGKLCPHRVACKRLVSMNMPLNSDGTVLFNATLFAVVRTSLRIKTEGNIDDANAELRAVIKKIWKRTNPKLLDQVVPPPGVDDEVTVGKFYATFLIQDYFRRFKKRKEQELKEGDTETHNTVTLQAGLRTLHEAGPELKRAISGNLDELVDDNPEPMHRRNHSLFGSVWSSMRRGHSFNRAKSLKANSTQIKITPASSVDYLPYNSIHRTVTEGMNHITSMTKSVVQNRASATSLHNQEGLKDEEIPLRSLSNLHNGDTEKNFQVIDLQGDHTELMPPTPPPRRVRLGLGALGNLGGGCMTATPSPVQHAPSFSRIASGLKLAQAQAMAVAGFLPEPLPYECSVLGAPGSLQPFTSDSEGDGRHARCSLLNHRASFHGRVSAPAGEPNGHVGSERLSHSLPGSPADRRPTSFEVVGSAESLVGRILVEQGLGKYCDPDFVRNTSKEMQEALDMTQEEMDLAAHQLLQQERRIHAQAPTIDALHPQL; encoded by the exons GACTGCAGTATGAGCTTCGAGAGTCCGCCGATAACCGTCTGTGGTCCGTGCAACCGCCATATACAGGTTGCGCATGGCAAGGGCCGATTAGTGCGACAGCGACCGCAATGAGCACTGTGGGGGCGGGCGTGACGAGCCCGGGACAAACGGGGGCCCGCACAACGACTGCCCCCAGGCGGCCTATGCGCCGCGGCGGCAAGCCGCCCCCGGATAGACCGCAACGCGCCCTCTTCTGTCTTTACCTCAAGAACCCCATCAGGAAACTCTGCATTGACGTCGTCGAGTGGAA AccttttgaatatttaattttacttacAATTTTCGCGAACTGTGTTGCCTTAGCTGTTTACACACCTTTCCCCAATGGTGACTCAAACGTAACAAATGGGATTTTG GAAAAGATtgaatatatatttttagtaattttcacGGTTGAATGTATAATGAAGATAATTGCTTATGGTTTTTTGATGCATCAAGGTGCTTACCTTCGGAATGGATGGAACTTACTAGATTTTACAATTGTAGTAATAGG TATGATAAGTACTGCATTATCAACACTTATAGGAGATAGTTTTGACGTTAAAGCTCTAAGAGCCTTTAGAGTTCTACGACCTTTAAGGCTCGTTTCTGGTGTTCCCA GTCTACAAGTTGTATTGAACTCGATTCTTCGTGCCATGGTGCCTTTATTACATATTGCTCTGTTAGTATTGtttgttataataatttacGCGATTATTGGTTTAGAATTATTCTCAGGAAAAATGCATAATACTTGTTGGAATGAAAAAAAAG aaGCATTTATGGACGAGCCTCATCCTTGTGGTGCTAATGGCTTTAATTGTACAGAACATGATAGTGATATGGTCTGTTCAGAATTTGTACCAGGTATTAATAACACTTGGGAAGGACCTAACTCTGGAATAACCAACTTTGATAACTTTGGCTTATCGATGTTGACTGTATTCCAGTGTATAACACTTGAAGGCTGGACCGATGTGCTTTATAAT attcAAGATGCAATGGGCAGAACATGGCAATGGTCATATTTTGTTTCCATGGTTATTTTGGGTGCATTTTTCGTAATGAATTTAATTCTCGGTGTCTTGAGCGG TGAGTTTTCCAAAGAAAGAGAGAAAGCTAAAGCTAGAGGCGATTTCCATAAATTGCGAGAGAAACAACAGATTGAGGAAGACTTAAAAGGATATCTAGACTGGATAACTCAAGCTGAAGATATTGAACCAGAAGGAGAGGACCAATCGAACCAAGACGCTAGAAATAATCCAGCTAACGAAATGGAATCCACGGACCAGTTAGGTGAAGAAGAAATCCAACAAGAATCATGgtttaaaaaacgaaaaaaggaTTTCGAAAGAATTAATCGCAGGATGCGTAGATCCTGTCGAAAAGCTGTTAAATCTCAAACCTTTTATTGGCTCATTATtgtattagtatttttaaatacaggtGTTTTGGCAACGGAACACTATAATCAGCCGCTGTGGTTAGATCGTTTTCAAG AATATACAAATATGTTTTTCATTGCTCTTTTCACAATGGAAATGTTGTTGAAATTGTACAGTTTAGGTTTTCAA GGTTATTTTGTATCGTTATTTAACCGTTTCGattgttttgttgttattgGAAGTATATCAGAGATGATTTTAACGCATACAAATGTTATGCCTCCGTTAGGTATATCTGTATTACGTTGTGTTAGATTACTTAGAGTGTTCAAAGTGACCAA ataTTGGCGATCGCTGTCGAATTTAGTCGCCTCGTTGTTAAACTCAATACAATCAATAGCGTCTCTATTACTTTTGCTGttcttatttattgttatttttgctttactCGGTATGCAAGTTTTTGGTGGacgatttaattttaatgatacTCAGGATAAACCGAGGTCCAATTTTGATAGCTTTTGGCAAAGCCTACTTACTGTATTTCAA atATTAACAGGTGAAGATTGGAATGCAGTGATGTATACCGGTATTGCTGCGTACGGAGGAGTTCATGGTTTTGGCGTTCTAGCTTGCATATACTTTATAATCCTGTTTATATGCGGTAACT ATATACTGCTTAATGTCTTCTTGGCTATCGCCGTGGACAACTTAGCAGATGCGGAGTCACTGACTGCGATCGAAAAGGAGGAAGAGGAAGAAGCGCAAAACAAGTCGAAAAGCCCTACGCCCCACGAGGAAGAAAACGTCGAAGAAGAGGAAGAAGAGGAGCACAGTGTGGAAGAAGAGGAAACGGAAGAGGATGGTCAATACGATGGTGAAAG ATCGGAGCACGATGAAGAGGCGGAATCGCAAACGAAGATGACGCTGGACAACGAGGAGGAATACGAAGAGGAGCAAAACAGTCAGG ATGGGGACGAGGCTGAAAACGGTAGCAGAGTCGGTGCACGTCCTCGTCGCATGTCCGAAATAAAATCGAATTCACAGAAATTGCCTATTCCTCCAGCATCatctttcttcattttttctcCTACGAACAG GTTCCGGATCTTCTGCCACTGGCTGTGCAATCATAGCGTCTTCGGGAACGTCATTCTCGTGTGTATTATGGTTTCATCGGCACTTCTGGCCTTGGAGGATCCTATTCCTGCACCAGGTTCGGAAATGGGCAAT ATTTTGAAGATATTCGATTACGTTTTTACGGCAATATTCTCAGCGGAGTTGCTTCTAAAGACAATTTCCTACGGATGCATCCTGCACGACGGTGCCTTCTTGCGGTCGGCCTTCAACGTGCTAGACTTAGTAGTCGTGTGCGTGTCAATTGTGTCAATATACAG TCAAGGAGCGATGTCAGTGGTGAAGATTCTGAGGGTGTTGCGCGTTCTTCGCCCATTGAGAGCAATCAATAGGGCTAAGGGATTAAAG TATGTAGTCAAATGCGTGATAGTAGCCATTAAGACGATCGGCAATATCATGCTGGTTACCTACCTCCTGCAGTTCATGTTCGCTGTGATAGGAGTGCAGCTATTTAAG GGAAAATTTTCTTCGTGTACTGATCGTTCCAAATTGACAGCATCTGAATGCAA CGGGAcctacttaatttatttagaagGCGACATAAATAAACCAGAAATGAAAGAACGTAACTGGGAACCCAATCCTTTTCATTTCGACAACGTAGCTAAGGCCATGTTGACCCTCTTCACCGTGTCCACTTTTGAAGGATGGCCGGCGTTACTATACGTTTCAATTGACTCAAACGATGAGAATCGTGGACTTATTCATAACTACCGCCCCATTGTCGCTGCATATTACATAATTTACATCATCATCATTGCCTTTTTTATGGTTAACATCTTCGTTGGTTTCGTTATCGTTACATTCCAAAATGAAGGAGAGCAAGAGTATAAAAATTGCGAATTGGACAAAAACCAACGTAACTGCATAGAATTTGCGTTAAAAGCAAAACCTGTCCGAAGATACATTCCCAAACATCGCATTCAGTACAAAGTATGGTGGTTCGTAACGTCTAGGCCTTTCGAATACGCCATATTTATGCTAATCTTAACAAACACAATCACTCTTGCGATGAGATTTCATGGGCAGGACAAAACCTACGAATCCGTTTTGGACACCCTCAATATGATAttcacagctatttttgcaatgGAATTCGTGTTTAAGCTGGCAGCTTTTAGAATTAAG aattatttCGGGGACGCTTGGAACGTTTTTGATTTTATCATTGTTTTGGgaagttttattgatattgtTTATCAAGACGTAAAC CCTGGTGGAACAAAACTTCAAATTTCAAGTAACTTCTTCAGACTCTTTCGAGTAATGAGACTTATAAAACTTCTTAATAAAGGCGAAGGCATTAGAACTTTACTTTGGACGTTTCTCAAGTCTTTTCAAGCCCTACCTTACGTTGCTCTCCTTATCGTCATGCTGTTTTTCATATATGCTGTAATAGGAATGCAG atgtttggaaaaatcgaaaatgttGACTCTGACACGCATATAAACCGCAACAATAACTTCGGGTCGTTTTTTCAAgcagttttagttttattcaGATCAGCAACAG GTGAAGGCTGGCAAGAGATTATGTTGGCTTGTGCCGATACTGAAAACGCTAAATGTGATAGCAGAGTCGAATTAAAACAGGGCGATAGCCCTTACTGTGGCTCCGACATAGCGTATCCATATTTTATATCGTTTTACGTTTTGTGTTCATTTTTG attattaatttattcgtAGCAGTTATTATGGATAATTTTGACTACTTGACCCGAGACTGGTCGATCTTAGGGCCACACCATTTAGACGAATTTATTCGATTGTGGAGCGAATACGACCCAGACGCAAAAGGCAGGATAAAGCACCTGGACGTGGTGACTCTTCTTCGCAAAATCTCTCCTCCGTTGGGTTTTGGCAAATTATGTCCTCATCGTGTCGCTTGCAAACGCTTGGTTTCCATGAATATGCCGTTAAATAGTGACGGCACCGTTCTTTTTAACGCAACACTTTTCGCTGTCGTTCGCACTTCACTTCGGATCAAAACAGAAGGAAATATTGACGATGCCAATGCAGAATTGCGTGCAGTGATCAAGAAGATTTGGAAACGAACGAATCCGAAACTGCTAGACCAGGTCGTACCTCCGCCCGGAGTCGACGACGAAGTCACCGTTGGGAAATTCTACGCGACGTTCCTCATTCAGGACTATTTCCGACGATTCAAAAAACGCAAAGAGCAAGAATTGAAAGAAGGCGATACGGAAACACACAACACGGTCACGCTACAGGCCGGCTTACGAACACTTCACGAGGCTGGACCGGAACTGAAACGTGCCATTTCAGGCAATCTTGACGAACTCGTTGATGACAATCCCGAACCGATGCATCGG AGAAATCATTCCCTCTTCGGTAGTGTTTGGTCTTCTATGCGGAGAGGACATAGTTTTAATCGAGCTAAATCTCTCAAAGCAAATTCAacccaaattaaaattactccGGCTTCCAGCGTTGATTATCTTCCTTACAACTCTATTCACAGGACTGTTACAGAAGGGATGAATCATATTACGTCAATGACGAAAAGTGTTGTGCAAAACCGGGCTAGTGCCACGTCTTTACACAACCAAGAAGGCCTCAAAGACGAAGAAATCCCTCTGCGGTCGCTTAGCAATCTCCATAATGGAGATACCGAGAAAAACTTCCAAGTTATCGA TCTGCAGGGTGACCACACTGAGCTGATGCCTCCGACTCCTCCGCCGCGGCGCGTTCGTCTGGGCCTGGGCGCCCTGGGAAACCTTGGGGGCGGTTGCATGACTGCCACGCCATCGCCTGTGCAACACGCACCGAGCTTTAGTCGCATAGCAAGCGGCCTGAAACTCGCACAAGCACAAGCTATGGCAGTTGCAGGCTTCTTGCCGGAGCCGTTGCCCTACGAGTGTAGCGTCCTCGGCGCTCCCGGCTCGCTCCAACCCTTCACCTCGGATTCGGAAGGGGACGGCCGGCATGCGCGTTGTTCCCTCCTAAATCACAGGGCTTCCTTCCATGGCAGAG TTTCAGCACCGGCAGGAGAGCCGAACGGGCATGTGGGTTCTGAGCGATTGTCGCATTCTTTGCCTGGAAGCCCAGCAGACCGCCGGCCGACGTCCTTTGAGGTGGTGGGTTCGGCGGAAAGCCTTGTTGGGAGGATACTCGTCGAGCAAGGTTTAGGGAAGTACTGCGATCCGGATTTCGTGCGTAATACGTCAAAGGAGATGCAGGAAGCGCTAGATATGACGCAGGAGGAGATGGACCTAGCAGCTCACCAGCTCTTGCAGCAGGAGCGTCGCATTCACGCGCAGGCGCCCACAATCGACGCTCTGCATCCACAGTTATAG